The DNA region TTGATCTCGATCTCGCCCGCGGCGGGCAGCACCTCGCCGGGGATCATCCGATGGCCTTTCTGATGGCGGCCACGATCTCTGTGCCGAAGAGCCCCAGAAGCCCGCCCAAGAGGATCGCGAAGGCAGACACGGTGGACGCCGAAAGCGCCACGAGGATGCCCACGACGAGCAGGCAGACCGCGTAGGACAAGGCCAGCGCGTCCTCCGTCTTGATGTCGATCTTATCGAGCAGGACCTTTTCCAGTGCGCCCACCAAGGGCTCCTGCACGAGGCGGGAGGCAAATCCCGCGGCGATGGCCAAGATGAATGCAAGCATGGTCGCTACCTTATTGGATGGTGAACGGTGACGAGCTTGGTGCCGTCCGGAAAGGTGGCCTCGACCTGCACGTCGTGGATCATCTCGGCGATGCCCTCCATGCACTGGTCCGCGCGGATGACGCCCGCCCCCGCCTCCATGAGATCGGCCACGGAACGGCCGTCGCGCGCGCCTTCGACGACAAAATCGGTGATGAGGGCGATGGCCTCGGGATGATTGAGCTTCACCCCCCTTTCCAGCCGCCCACGGGCCACCATGGCCGCGACGGAGACGAGGAGCTTGTCTTTTTCTCTCGGTGTCAGGTTCATCTTAAGTCCTTCAGACGGCCCAGACGCGGGGCAGATGCCCGCCGGTGAGCTGGCGCAGCACGGGGGCGAGCGCGGTTTTGAGTGGCCAGAGGTCAGGAAATGCGCCGCGGATGACGCATTTTCCGCCCCAGGCGGAGGCATGAAGACCGGGCGGCAGATCGAGGGCGATATCCTCGGCATCAGGGCCCCAGTAAAGAAGCGTGGCGATGGCCCGCGCGTCGCGGAGCCCGGCCGCCTTGCCGATGAGGCGCGCATCGAGGGCGAGCGCGTCTAGCCATTGCAGCCCGTCCGCGTGAAGCTCGCGGCGGTCCATGAGACGGAAGCTCGAGAGCCGCTCCCCCATGGCCGCGCGACCGAAGACAAGCATTTCGAGCGCAAGCACGCGCGCGCCGGGCGCGGCCTCGATGACCGTCCGACGGCGGAGGGCCGATGCGTCGAAGAGGATCGTTTCCTGGGGCAGCCAGAAGAGCGTGGCGCCCGGGCCCGCGCGCAGGGTGACGTCCACCCGCGCGTCCGCCCCGGTACTCGCATAAGAGCGTTCGGCGGTCTGCGTCGTCAGCATCAGCGCGCCGTCATCGATGCTGGCATCGAAGGCGAAGCTGTCTCCGCCGGTGAGCCCACCCGCCGTGTTGAGAAAGACTGCCTCTGGAAAGGCGCCGTGGCACGCGGGGATCATCACCTTGCCGGAGCCGGCCTGCGACAGCCCGGTGATCCGCCGACCGCGGAACGCGACGCGCGCGCGCCCGCGTGCGCGCTGCATGGCGCGCGGCTGGCTAGGCTGCGGCAGGTCGAACATCGCTCCCCCAAGTCGTCTCGGCCCCACGTTAGGCGCAGGGAGCCGCGCCTCGCAACGCCCATGGCCCGATCCCGCACGACGCGCGGGCAATTGCCCAAGGATTGGGCACTCATGCCCGTGCATTCGCAGGCTGGCCCCCCTGCCCGTTCCGCGCTACGAGCGGGCCATGGTGCAAGAGCTCACGATCCGCCGCCCCGATGACTGGCACGTCCACTTTCGCGACGGAGAGATGCTGCGCGGCGTGCTGCCAGAGACCGCCCGGCATTTCGGACGCGCGATCGTGATGCCGAACCTCGTGCCCCCGGTGCTCACCGGTCAGGATGCGGCTTCGTATCGCAAGCGCATCATGGCTGCGCTCCCGCCGGAGATGGCCGGCTTCCAGCCGCTGATGACGCTCTACCTGACCGAGGAAACCGATGCGGGCGACCTCGCCGCCGCCCATGCCGCGGGCATCGTGACGGCCGCGAAGCTCTACCCCGCGGGGGCCACGACAAACTCTGCCTCGGGCGTGCGGGATTTCGACCGCGTCCGGCCCGTGCTCGAGCGCATGGCCGAGATCGGGATGCCGCTCTGTGTCCACGGTGAGGTGACCGACCCCGCCATCGATATCTTCGATCGCGAGGCCGTCTTCATCGACCGCGTGCTCGACCCGATCCGCCGCGCCGTGCCCGCGCTGCGCGTGATCATGGAGCATATCACGACGTCAGAGGCGGTGACCTACGTGGCCAGCGCGAGCGCCAATCTCGCAGCCACCATCACCACGCATCACCTCATCATCAACCGCAACGCGCTCTTCAAGGGCGGCATCCGGCCCCATTACTTCTGCCTGCCCATCGCCAAGCGCGAGACCCATCGCAGCGCTCTCGTGAAGGCCGCAACGAGCGGCGACCGGCGGTTTTTCCTCGGCACCGACAGTGCGCCCCATGCCACCGACGCCAAGGAAAATGCCTGCGGCTGCGCGGGCATCTTCACGGCTACGAATACGATGAGCTGCCTCGCCCATGTCTTTGAGGCCGCCGGCGCGCTCGACCGGCTCGAGGCGTTCACGTCGCTCAACGGGCCACACTTCTACGGGCTCGCGCCCAACGAGGCGACGATCACGCTGGAGAAGGTCGCGCCGGACTACCCGACACGGATCGAGACGGGCGCAGGGCCGGTGATCCTCTTTGATCCCGAATTTCCGCTTGCGTGGCGCGTGCGGTGACGTCTCAGGCGGCACTCCGGGAAAGACACTTATGGAAAGATGAAGGAGCGCAGCGATGAGCTTTGCATCGAAAGAGGAAATGGCGCGCCTGACAGCGCGGATGCTGCTTGAGATCGGCGCGGTGAATTTTCGCCCAGAAGAGCCCTACATCCTCGCCTCTGGCAGGCCGTCGCCGTCTTACATCGATTGCCGGAAGCTCATCTCCTTTCCCCGGATCCGCAGCACGCTGATGGATTTTCTCGTGGCCACCGTCATGCGCGACGCGGGCTTCGAGGCCTTTGACAACATCGCGGGCGGCGAGACGGCGGGGATCCCCTTTGCCGCGCTCGTCGCCGAGCGGATGGCGCTTCCGATGACCTACGTGCGCAAGAAGCCCAAGGGCTATGGGCGCGGGGCACGGATTGAGGGCCACATGGCCGAGGGCGAACGGGTCCTGCTCGTGGAAGATCTCACGACCGATGGCGGCTCGAAGCTCTCCTTCGTCGATGCCATCCGCGAGGCGGGCGCGGAGTGCGGCCACACCGCGGTGATCTTCTATTACGGGATCTTCCCCGAAACGGAGAAGACGCTTGGGGATCACGGGGTGAATCTGCACCATCTTTGCACATGGTGGGACGTGCTGGCCGAGGCGCGGGCGCAGGGCGCCTTCTCCGCGCAGGCGCTTGAAGAGGTTGAGAAATTCCTTCACGCGCCCGCGGAGTGGCAAGCGGCCCGGATGTAGGCCGCGAATTGTACACATGATTTTTGCACGCCCCGGATCGTGGATAACTCGCTGATTCTGCGCGCAAAGAATTCATCATGTTGCGGTTTGCGGCGAAGCTGACCCCAAATATTGATTGCTTACGCAACGTTAATTTGTCACCCTCCACTGTATGGGCCGGGTTACTCACAGATTTATCAGAGGTTCCCAACGCACCCGCGCGTGGCTAATCACTCCCGCATTGAGGAGCGCAGCATGAACGAGATCGCCACGCTGACGGGGGCCATTCAAAGCGCCTCCGCAGACCAAATGCCCCATTCCATCGAGGCCGAGCAGCAGCTTCTCGGGGCGATCCTGACGAACAACGATCTCTACGATCGCGTGGCATCCGTCATTGGGCCGGAGCACTTCTACGATCCCGTCCATGCCCGGATCTGGGAAACGGCGGCCGCGCGCATCACCAAGAATGCGCTGGCCTCTCCGGTGACGCTGAAGGCGTTTCTCGAGGACGATGAGGGCCTCAAGGAGCTTGGCGGACCGGCCTATCTGGCGCGGCTCGCCGGGGCCGCGATCTCGGCCTTCGCGGCGCGGGACTACGCGCAGATGATCTATGATCTCGCGATCCGTCGGGAACTCATCGCCGTCGGCCACGACATCGCCGACCGGGCCGCGCGCATGGATGTCGCGAGCGAACCGCGCGAGCAGATCGTCGAGGCCGAGCAGGTGCTCTACAAACTCGCCGAACAGGGGCAGAGCGACACGGGCTTCCAAAGCTTCCTCAAGGCCGTCACAGACGCCGTGCAGGTCGCCAACGCAGCCTACCAGAGGGATGGGGGGCTCGCAGGCGTCTCCACAGGCCTCATCGACATGGACAAGAAGCTGGGCGGCCTTCACCGGTCGGACCTGCTCATCCTCGCAGGCAGGCCGTCGATGGGAAAGACATCCCTCGCCACCAACATCGCCTACAACATCGCCAAAGCCTACAAGCGCGGCCTGACCCATGACGGTCAGGAAGGTGCGGTGAATGGCGGTGTGGTTGGCTTCTACTCCCTCGAAATGAGTGCCGAGCAGCTCGCCGCGCGGATCCTCTCGGAGGCGGCCGAAATCCCCTCTGAGCAGATCCGTCGCGGCGACATGACCGAAGGCGAATTCCGCCGCTTCGTGGAAGCGGCCAAGCAGCTCGAAAGCTGCCCTCTCTTCATCGATGACACGCCCGCGCTGCCCATCAGCCAGCTCGCCGCGCGCGCCCGCCGCCTCAAGCGGACCCACGGGCTCGACGTGCTCATCGTCGACTATCTCCAGCTCGTGCGACCTGCCTCGGCCAAGGACAGCCGGGTCAACGAGGTCTCCGAGATCACGCAGGGCCTGAAAGCTATCGCCAAAGAACTCGACATCCCCGTGATAGCCCTCTCCCAGCTATCGCGCCAAGTCGAGGCAAGGGACGACAAACGGCCTCAGCTTTCAGACCTGCGTGAATCGGGCTCCATCGAGCAGGACGCCGACGTGGTGATGTTCGTGTTCCGCGAGGAATATTATGCCGAGCGGGAGAAGCCCTCGGACGACAAGCTCGACGCCATGGCCGAATGGCAGGAACGCATGGAGCGGCTCCACGGCAAAGCGGAAGTCATCATCGGCAAGCAGCGCCACGGCCCCATCGGCACCGTAGAATTGAGCTTCGAGGGCCGCTTCACCCGCTTCGGCAATCTCGTGAAGCCCTGGCAGCAGAACGAGCGCGGCGATTTCTAGGGGCAGAGTCTTGCCACTTTACGATGCAGTTCCGGCCAGTTTGGCCATTGCACGCCCCTGATTTTCACTTTTCCGATCTCGGGCCCCTGCGGCCCACGGCCCGCGCCGCCGTAACCAGTTGACGGCGCATCTGGCGAAAGTGACAAGCAGGCATGGCCACCGGCACTCTCACCATCGATCTGGACGCGCTCGTTGCGAACTGGCGGGCGCTCGACGCCAAGTCCCGCGCGGAGACGGGGGCCTGTGTGAAGGCGGACGGCTACGGGCTCGGGGCTGAGCAGGTCTCGACGGCGCTGGCCCGCGCGGGATGTCGTACCTTCTTCGTGGCCGTGGCCGAGGAAGGCGCGGCGCTTCGGAAGGCTTTTGGTGATGGCCCCCGGATCTGCGTTTTCGGCGGGCATATGGAAGGCGATGCGGGCGAGATCGCGGCGCACGATCTCATCCCCATGCTCAATGCCCCCGAGCAACTGAGCCGACATCGGGATGCGCTGCCCGATGCCCCCTTCGGCATCCAGCTCGACAGCGGCATGAACCGCCTGGGCCTCGAGCCAGACGATTGGCGCGATGCGCGTGAGGCCCTCCCCGGAACGCCGGAGATGGTGATCTCCCATCTCGCCTGCGCGGACGAGGCCAGCCACGTTATGAACACGGTACAGCTCGAGGCCTTTCGCGAGATGACGCTCGGCGTGGCAGAGACCCGCTCGCTCGCGGCCACCGGCGGCATCCTTCTGGGCGAGGAGTACCACTTCAACCTGACCCGCCCGGGGATCGGCCTCTACGGCGGCGCGCCCTTCACGGAGGCGGCCCCGGTCGTGCGGCTCTCGCTCCCCGTGATCCAGGTCCGCGACGTGGCCGTGGACGAGACGGTGGGCTACGGCAACATCTGGAAAGCAGATAGACCGAGCCGCATTGCCACGCTGTCCGGCGGCTATGCCGACGGCCTCATCCGGGCTGTGGGACGCGACGCCAGCCTCTATGCCGGCGACAGGGCCTGCCAACTCGTGGGGCGTGTTTCCATGGATCTCATCACGGTCGATGTCACCGATCTGCCCGAGGTACCCGACGCCCTCGATATCCTCTGCCACGCGCAGCGGGTGGATGATCTGGCCACGTCCGCCGGCACCATCGGCTACGAGATCCTGACCTCGCTCGGCGCGCGCTACACGCGCCGCTATATCGGCGGCTAACGCGCCCCTTGCCCAGCGCGCGACCGCGCGGCATGACGGGCCATGGCCAAGACATCCTATGCGTGCAGCGCCTGCGGGGCGGTTCATTCCAAATGGGCAGGGCAATGCGACACCTGCGGCGCGTGGAACACCATCGCCGAAGACCGCGGGCTCTCCGCCGCGGGCCCGGGCAAGAAGACGCTCGGCGCCACCCGCGGGCGCGCGCTTCATCTCTCGGATCTGTCCACGGAAGAAGCGCCCCCGCCCCGCACCGAGGCGGGCGTGGCGGAGCTTGACCGGGTCCTCGGCGGCGGGCTGGTGGAGGCCTCGGCGCTCCTCGTGGGCGGCGATCCGGGCATCGGCAAATCGACCCTCCTTCTGCAGGCGGCAGCGCGCTTCGCACGGAACGGGCTGAAGGTCATCTATATCAGCGGCGAAGAGGCCGCTGCGCAGGTCCGCATGCGTGCAAGCCGCCTCGGTCTCACCGAGAGCCCAGTGCTCCTTGCCTCGGAAACCAATCTTCGCGACATCCTCACGACGCTCGATGCCGAGAAGCCAGACCTCGCCATCATCGACTCGATCCAGACGATGTGGGCCGATCACGTGGATGCGGCGCCGGGCTCGGTCTCACAGGTGCGCTCGGCGGCTCACGAACTCACGAGCTTTGCCAAGCGGAAGGGCATCGCCGTCATCATGGTGGGCCATGTCACGAAGGAGGGCCAAATCGCGGGCCCCCGCGTCGTCGAGCACATGGTCGACACGGTGCTCTACTTCGAGGGCGAGCGCGGGCACCAGTTCCGCCTCTTGCGCGCGGTGAAAAACCGCTTCGGCCCCGCAGACGAGATCGGCGTCTTCGAGATGACCGGCAAGGGCCTCGTGGAGGTGAAAAACCCCTCCGCCCTCTTCCTCTCCCAGCGCGGCACGCCCGCGGCGGGCTCGGTCGTCTTTGCCGGCATCGAGGGCACGCGGCCCGTCCTCTGCGAAATCCAGGCGCTCGTCTCCCCCTCGCCCCATGCCCAGGCAAGGCGCAGCGTGGTGGGCTGGGACGGCGCGCGGCTCGCCATGATCCTCGCCGTGCTCGAGGCGCGCTGCGGCGTGCCCTTTGCCGGGCTCGATGTCTATCTCAACGTGGCGGGTGGCATGCGCATTTCGGAGCCTGCGGCCGACCTCGCCGTGGCCGCGGCCCTCGTCAGTGCACGGGAGGACGCTCCGCTCCCCGAGGACACCGTCCTCTTCGGTGAGATCTCGCTTTCGGGCGCGCTCCGGCCCGTGTCGCAAGCTGAAAATCGGTTGAAAGAAGCTCAGAAACTTGGTTTCACCGCCGCGATCGTGCCACCGCTTTCCAAGCGCATCGCCGATCAGGGCGTAAAGCTCACACAAATGCCCGATTTATCAGGCTTTGTGACCGAAACATTCGGGGCAATGTCCCCATCGAAGGGCAGTTAGATGGACGGCTTCACGCTCATTGACGGCATCGTCGGCGCGCTCATCGTGGTGTCGGCGCTGCTGGCGTATTCCCGCGGCCTGACGCGGGAACTCCTGGCCATCGCGGGCTGGATCGTGGCCGCGATCCTCGGCGTCGTCTTCCTCGAGCAGGCTCAGCCCCTCGTGCGACAGGTGCCCTATGTGGGCGATTTCATCGGCGACAGCTGCGAGCCCTCGGTCGTGATCTCCTTCGGGGCCGTCTTCCTCGTGGCGCTCGTCGTCGTCTCGCTCTTCACCCCGCTTCTGAGCACGCTCGTTCAGCGCTCGCCGCTGGCCAGCGTCGATCAGGGGCTCGGCTTTCTCTTCGGGGTGGCGCGGGGCGTGCTCCTCGTGGCGATTGCCTTTTTCATCTACGACACCGTCATCACCGCGCAGAATATCGACATGATCGACCAGTCGCGCTCTGCGGCCGTCTTCGCCAATTTCTCCGACACGATCCAGGAGCAGGATCCCGAGGCCGCGCTGAGCTGGGTGACCGCGCAATACGACACGGTGATGGCCTCCTGCGATGAGGCCTGAGGCGCGGCCTCACGTCCCGGTGGCGAGGCGCTCCCTGTTCCACGCTGACGGCGCCGGCTCGTCCATTTTCTGCGAGACACGGTCGGAGGCGTCGAGGTCGTCGAGATACTCCGCGCTCACGGAGCCCGTGACGTAGACACCATCGAAGCAGGAGCAATCGAACTGCGCGATCTCGGGGTTGCCCTCCCGCGCGGCCCAGATCAGGTCTTCGAGCTTCTGGTAGAAGAGCGCGTCGCATCCCAGCTCGGCGCGGATGTCCTCGATGGAGCGCCCGTCCGCGATGAGCTCGCGCTTCGTGGGCATGTCGATGCCGTAGACGTTGGGGTATTTGACCGGAGGTGAGGCGGAGGCGACGTAGACCTTGGCGGCCCCGGCCTCACGACACATTTCCACGATCTTCTTGATCGTGTTCCCGCGTACGATCGAGTCGTCGATGAGGAGCACGTTCTTGTCCTTGAACTCTAGCGGAACGGCGTTGAGCTTCCGGCGCACGCTCCGCTGCCTTTGCCCCTGCCCCGGCATGATGAAGGTGCGGCCCACGTAGCGGTTCTTCACCAGCCCCTCGCGGTAGGTGATGCCGGTGATGTTGGCAACCTCGAGCGCCACCGGCCGCGCCGAATCCGGCACCGGGATGATCGCATCGATATCGAGCCCCGAGGCCGCGATCTGGCGCGCCAGCGTCTCACCCATGCGGATCTGCGTCTTGTAGACGGAGATGCCGTCGAGCAGGCTGTCGGGCCGCGCAAGATACACATACTCGAAGATGCAGGGCGTGAGCTGCCCCTCCGCGCATTGGAACGAGTGCATCTGCCCCTCGAGGTCGATCAGGATCGCCTCCCCCGGGCGCAGGTCGCGCAGTTTCGTGAAGCCGTTGATGCCGAAAGCGACGTCCTCGGAGGCGAAGGCATAGTCGGAGCCGAACATGTCGTTCTTGCGCTCGGCCACGCTCAGCGGGCGGATGCCATGGGGGTCGCGGAAGGCGAGCATGCCCACCCCGTCCACGAGCGCGAGGCAGGAATAGGCACCCTGCACGCGCTCCATCGTCATCTTCACTCCCGCGAAGACGGTCTGCTTGGGGTCCGTCGTGCCCATCACCTTGATCGCGTCGCCAATCTTGTCGGCGAGCACGTTGAGAAGGATCTCGCTGTCGCTGTTGGTGCGCAGGTGACGGGAGTATTTCCCCTTCACCTTCTGGCGCTGCTCGGCGGTGTTGGTGATGTTGCCATTGTGGACGAGCGTGATCCCGTAGGGCGCGTTCACGAAAAAGGGCTGCGCCTCGGCGGCACTGAGCGAGCCCGCCGTCGGATAGCGGCAATGCCCGATGCCCACGCGCCCGCGGAGGACCTCGGCATCTTCGGGACGGAAGACATCCTTGACGAGGCCGTTCTCTTTCCTTTCCCGGAAGAACTCGCCGTCATAGGTCACCATACCAGAGGCATCCTGCCCGCGGTGCTGCAGCATGAGGAGGCCATCGTAAAGCTCGGGAAAGACCGGGTCCGATGTGTTCGCGACCCCGAGAATTCCGCACATGCGTTCGCTCCGACTGCGTTGGCTCCGCGCCTCCTACCCCGGCGCAAAGCGAAAATACAGCCACCAAAAGGAGGCTGTGCAACAATCTTGTTACATGCCCCTCGAGCTTGCCGCGAGAAATGGCCCGGTCGCGCCGCAATGACGCAGCGAAAGCGGCCTCTGCCTCTTCAGGACGCAGTTCGATGACGATATCTGCGCCGCGCACAACCAACGAGCAGCAAAATGACGAATGCAGTTGCGGGCCAAGCGGGCAATCTCGCCACGCAAGAGGACGCCCTGCCTCATGGCGGCCTCCGCCTCCTGGGAACCATGGGCAGCGCCAGCGCCCCAGAAGCCCTCCTCCTTCTCGGCAGCGACGTCCTCCGCGTCACGCCAGGAGATACGGCGGGCACGGCCCGCATTCTGGCCATCGAGCCCGGACGCGTCATCGTGGAGCACCGCGGCGCGGCCCGCGCGCTGGCCATGCCGGGCCAGGAGGAAGCGGGTTGACGGCAGCGCCCACCCGCGCGAAGGCACGCTCATGAAGGACCAAGCGGACAATGCGCGCCCGGTCGCACTGATCACCGGTGCCTCCCGCGGGCTCGGGGCAGCCTTAGCCGAGGCGCTGGCGCCCGGGCATCACGTCATCGCCGTGGCCCGCACAATCGGCGCGCTCGAGGAACTCGACGACAGGATCAAGGCGAAGGGCGGCGAGGCAACGCTCGCCCCCATGGACGCCACCGATGCGGGCGCGATGCAGCACCTGTGCCGCTCGATCCATGATAGGTGGGGGCGCGTGGATTTCTGGGCGCACACGGCGATCCATGCCGCGCCGCTCTCTCCGGCCACGATGATCCAGGACAAGGATTGGTCAAAGAGCGTCGAGGCCAATCTCAGCGCCATGCAGCGCCTCGTGGGCTATGTCGCGCCGCTGCTCGGCCGCGAGGGAACAGCGCTCTTTTTGGATGACCCCATGCCCGCCACGGCGTTTTCGGGAAGCTACGGGGCGACTAAAGCGGGCCAGATGGCGCTCGCGAAAGCCTGGCAGGCAGAAACCGTCCGCACCGGGCCGCGGGTGGTCATCGAGACACCGCCGCCCATGCCCACCGCGCTGCGCGCGCGCTTCCATCCCGGCGAGCCGCGCGATGCGCTGGAGCAGCCCGCCGCTGTGGCCGCCGCCCTGCTCTCGCGCGTATTCGCCGCGACCTAGGCGACCTAAGTGACCTGAGAGGCCTACGCCGCCTTTGCTGCCGTCTCTTGAATGCGCTGAACCATGGCCTTGAGGCCGTTCGAGCGCTGGGAGCTCAAATGCTCTGTGAGGTTCAGCCGGCCGAGCTCCGCACGGACATCGACCTTGGCCGCTTCCTCGGGCGTAAGGCCGTTGTAGAGCGCGAGCAGCACCGCGATCAGCCCCTTCACGATCATCGCGTCGCTGTCCCCCTGCAAGCTTAGCGCGCGCCCGCCCCCGTCATGGAGCCAGACCTGGCTCGCGCAGCCCTCGACCTTGGTCGCGGGCACCTTGAGCGCGTCGTCCATCTCGGGCATCGCCCGCCCCAGCTCGATCACGTGGCGATAGCGGTCTTCCCAGTCGTCGAGGAACTCGAACGTCTCTACGATCTCCTCGAAGTCGGCCTGCGCCATGAAATGCTCCTTGAATTCCGCGCCTTTTCAGGCGCTTCCCTTTGAGCTAGGCACATAAGCGTAAGTGCGGGGGAGGCCAACATGGCGCGGCTGATTTGTCTGATGCTCGTGGGCGTCCTTTGCCTGGGCGGTTGTGCACGGATCTCGGAAAGCAGGTTCAACCCGCTCAACATCTTCCGGGGAGACGACACGCCCCGCGCCATCGACCCCGCCACCATCCGCCCGCTCGTGCCCGCCGATCGCGTGGTTCAGAGCGTGGACGCGCGCCCGCTCGTGGCTGCGATATCAGAGCTGGAGGTCACGCCGACGGTGGGCGGCGTCATCGTCCGGGCCCGGGGCACCGCAACGGCCGCCGGCGCCTATTCGGCAGACCTCACGACCGCGCAAGCCAGCGCTGAGGGCATCACGCTCGATTTCCGTGCCTTCCAGGGCCGGGGCCCCGGTGGCGGGCAGGTCACCGTCGCGCGGTTTCTCTCCGATGCGGAGCTCGGCAGCGCGCGCACCGTATCGGTGCGGAGCGCGTCGAACAGCCTGAGCCGCCGCCGCTAACACCGCGGAAATTCCGCACTCAAAGGCTACAGATTAACAAGCTTCACGCGCTCGCCTTTCACAGCGAGCGCCACGGATCCATCGCAGAGACGCATGGCATCCGCGCCGAAGACCTCGTGACGCCAGCCCTTCAGCGCAGCAAGGTCACGCTCCCCCGCGGCAATGGCATCGAGGTCTGACACCGTCGCGATAAGCTTCTGGGCCACGTTCTTCTCGTCCGCTTTCGCCTTCAGAAGCACGCGCAACAGATCGGCGAGCGCCGGGTTCACCTGGAGCTTCTCGCGCGAGCGATCCACTTCCGGGTAATCCTCTGGTCCCATGGCACTGGCCCGCTCCACGGCTGCGAGGATCCCGTCAGCGATCTCGCCTTTCCTCGCCTCGCGCAGGAGCAGGCGTGAGCGGCCCAACTCGTTGATGTTCTTTGGCTTCGTCGAAGCCAGCTCCACGAGCGCATCATCCTTGTAGACCCGGCTCCGCGGCACGTTCTTTGTCTGCGCGTAGCCTTCGCGGAACTCCGCGAGTTCCTTGACGTAGGCCATGAACTTGGCCGACGTCGTCCGCGTTTTCACACGCTTCCAGGCCGTCTCGGGCGCGATCTCGTAGGTGGCGGGGTCGGTGAGGATCGCGAGCTCTTCCTGCACCCAGCGCGCGCGGTCCGTGCGCTCGAGCTCTGCGGCGAGGAACTCGTAGATCACGCGCAAATGCGTGACATCGCCGATGGCGTATTTCTTT from Pseudomonadota bacterium includes:
- a CDS encoding SDR family NAD(P)-dependent oxidoreductase, whose product is MKDQADNARPVALITGASRGLGAALAEALAPGHHVIAVARTIGALEELDDRIKAKGGEATLAPMDATDAGAMQHLCRSIHDRWGRVDFWAHTAIHAAPLSPATMIQDKDWSKSVEANLSAMQRLVGYVAPLLGREGTALFLDDPMPATAFSGSYGATKAGQMALAKAWQAETVRTGPRVVIETPPPMPTALRARFHPGEPRDALEQPAAVAAALLSRVFAAT
- a CDS encoding SufE family protein translates to MAQADFEEIVETFEFLDDWEDRYRHVIELGRAMPEMDDALKVPATKVEGCASQVWLHDGGGRALSLQGDSDAMIVKGLIAVLLALYNGLTPEEAAKVDVRAELGRLNLTEHLSSQRSNGLKAMVQRIQETAAKAA
- the rnd gene encoding ribonuclease D, whose protein sequence is MKTITTTEDLAAFCADCESQPYITVDTEFLRERTYYSKLCLVQIAHPGAENAAVLVDPLVDGLSLEPMLALFRNENVVKVFHAARQDLEIFFLEHGVFPEPLFDTQVAAMVCGFGEQVGYETLVRKIAKEGLDKSSRFTDWSRRPLTDAQKKYAIGDVTHLRVIYEFLAAELERTDRARWVQEELAILTDPATYEIAPETAWKRVKTRTTSAKFMAYVKELAEFREGYAQTKNVPRSRVYKDDALVELASTKPKNINELGRSRLLLREARKGEIADGILAAVERASAMGPEDYPEVDRSREKLQVNPALADLLRVLLKAKADEKNVAQKLIATVSDLDAIAAGERDLAALKGWRHEVFGADAMRLCDGSVALAVKGERVKLVNL